The candidate division WOR-3 bacterium DNA segment TTGGTTAAAGAAAAAATTTGCCATCCTAACAAGGAGGCTACTATGTTGCACCAACTGCTAGCGTTTTCTGTTGATACGACAAAGTAACCCCCAGGTTTCAATACCCGGTAAACCTCGTCTAAGAATAGGTCGGAATCGTATAGGTGCTCAATAACTTGATTGCTTATTACTACGTCGAAGCTCTCGTTTTCAAAAGGTAGCTCATTATTGAGTGTGGTCGCATGTGTTATAATCCCACGTTTTTTAGCTAATTCCAGCTGATTTTCATTTATATCAACACCGTGTATTTCTGAAAATCCCTTACCCTCACACAATTTCTGAGTTATGGACCCATCGTCGCAACCTAAATCTAGCAACTTCTTTCCAACCCCGCTCTCAAGGCAAATTGCTATATTGTTATGATTCAGCTCGACTGCTTGCGTGAAATTTTTTGTAGATACCCGTTTATCATAGCGTTATTAGCATTATAACACAACCTTATGTATTGGCTGGCCACATACTTGACAAAGTCTAGCGGGAGTTCTTGGAAATATCTCAGTTAAAGCTAAATCCTTAATCGTTGATCCGAAGATTATCCATCCTAGAAAATTATCAAAATATTTGAACTTCGTTTCATTTTTAAACTTAGGTTTGGAAAACGTTTTTAACAAATCATACATCTTGTTATACCATTTGCTGTTTTACCTCAAATTACTGTACTAGAAGATCCACAATTTACTGCACATCTTAAGAGTTAATTTTTTTCAAAAGTTTGGTATTCATGAGGAGATTGTATTAGATAGAACCTCAATTGCGTTACAAAACGGCAATCTCATCTACACAAAATGTCCAATAAGCCAAATTGTCACCCGCCTTTAACGCTTTCTTTAGGTTGTTATGTCATAGTGAATACCACAGGCCTGTGGTGTTCAATATGAGCAAAATACCCGCTTTATACTTTTAGTTGGTGACTCAAGAAGCGACAAGGAGGAAATGGTTTACAAAGGAGTAAGAGCTAAAGTTCTACCCTCATGGCAGTAGTTTTTGCAAAGTTAGGTTTTTTGCTTGCTAACACCTATTTTTATTTGTAGCAGCCTTTGGTTTTTAATTATGTATACCCAATAATTTTAACAATTTTTGAAACCAGTTAAGTTTGGGTTCTTCCCGTCTTGTTATTGGGTTGCTTTCGTAGGTTTGAATGGGAGCAATTTTGTATTTTGGGGCGGGTAGAGTGTATCCATACCCATTTGGGTTAAAATGACTTCTAACCGGATAGTTAGGTTGTGGCAAACCTTTTGATCTATGACAATGATACTCTCCGTAAGATAAACCCCAGTTTGGGCAATTTGTGCGGCAAGTATGACATCCATAAGCATCGGTTCTTCCGGGGTGGGCAAAAGTCTTTATACCACCCACCGCCACATTGGATCCCAGTGTAATAATAAATACAGGCAGTTTAAGGTTAGGAAAAGTAATATAATGCAGCTTTGTTATTGTTTGCTTGCATAATGTAATTATAATTTGCATCCATAAGTTTATAAATTGCAAGCTTTATTATCCACAAGCTGATGTGATAATAAACTTGAAGTTTAACAAATAGCGGTTTTGCTATTAAGTAAACACCTAAATTTTTCAGAAAAATTTTTACCAAATCTGATAGTTGATCAGTAACAATACATTCTTACGGTATATGGGCTCCGGATACCATTTTATCTGTGGTTTTACATCTACGTGTTATAGCACTTAATCTGATTCGGTTCATTCATAGGAGATTTGAAATTATTTTTGGAAATTATATACTTATGCATCTTTAATTCGTGTTTGCAGAAAAGTAATTTTTGTTAATATAAAAAAGATCGTAGCTTATTGACTCATCGTATTTATTTACAAAACGACCTGCATAGGTTAGTTTTTCGTTCCGTTTAAGAAAATACGTTACACGATTTCCGGTACGTTCATAATATATCATAATGGCATCCACACCCGCATTTTCTAACGTATTGATCGCCAAAGTAGATAGAGGGTTTTTGATTTTCTCGTGATATTCACGGGCCCCTTTCTGAAAGGCGCTCAAACCTCCAACAACTTTCTTTTGGTGTACTATTTGTGCAAGTAGTTGGTAATTACGCGGAAAGCCCGTATCTCCATTGGACAAGTGCATTGGGTAAACGGCCAAAGATTCTATCCTGCTATCGTCTCTAATAAATGAATAATGCTCATTTAATCCAATGATGCTACCCATTTTTCTCCAAGAACGATCTCTATTTAGACCATCCATTATAACCAAGACGCTAATCAGCATCATAGCTACATAAGATGGGACTCTTTTATCTCTTTCAATAATTGTAGTTAAATTGATTGAAGCCATCACTGCCAGAAACATACTACTTAGCACGTTTATTCTAGAAACGGCCCTAAATGCACCAAATAATTGAAAATAAATGTTGTTCAACCACGCATTAGTGGCCACCTTAGTCTGAAGGGCTAAAGATACTACAAAACCTAGTAAGGAGAAATAATAGAAACCTTTCAATCTAGGATTTGATTTATGAAGTCTGGATGTTATATACATGAAACCAAGAAAGATGGGTACGTATCCCAAATAAAGGTCTGACTTAGTTCCAGCGGAATACAATACACTGCTCGGTTTTAAGAGTAGTATTGTTGGCACAAGTTCTGCAGACAAGTTCACTTCCCTTCCAGCTGTCTTCCTTAGGTTACGGTCAAAGTTATAAAGCTGTTTTTTTATGAAGGAAAAATTTAGCGGTATCAGAAATGCTAAGATACTAAACAAAAGGACCAGCGCCTCTTTAATCAGGATTCGTTTCTGCTTTTGTAATATGAAATATAGGCTTGGTGGTATAG contains these protein-coding regions:
- a CDS encoding class I SAM-dependent methyltransferase — protein: MLDLGCDDGSITQKLCEGKGFSEIHGVDINENQLELAKKRGIITHATTLNNELPFENESFDVVISNQVIEHLYDSDLFLDEVYRVLKPGGYFVVSTENASSWCNIVASLLGWQIFSLT